One window of the Shewanella cyperi genome contains the following:
- a CDS encoding LysR family transcriptional regulator, whose product MHLDKLARLDLNLLVILQVLLEEQSVTRAAARLNVSQSALSKSLSRLRETLGDPLFSRTAHGLKPSAHALMLGQKLPRLLQEVYQLTLPPGFDPASSNRSFSFAMVESAYETLIPGFIGPLLAQAPNLRINSYMWSEKSISDLQLGQIDFGIDGIDLQPQSNFHIDNLPEGICHQTLFTDSQVCLVRQGHPLLALHQAGAWNIDAYLGVQHVQVRCEGSDWWALDYHLAEMGRQRSLCTTVPDFYGAASVCAHTDLVFTLPESFARHAIKLYPLVILPLPFDFIPLAYVLLWHQRNNADPGHQWIRDIICQSVSGAFGQLATPTAGLNSD is encoded by the coding sequence GTGATCTTACAGGTGCTGTTGGAAGAGCAAAGCGTGACCCGGGCCGCCGCCAGGCTCAATGTCAGCCAGTCGGCACTGAGCAAGAGCCTGAGTCGACTCAGGGAAACCCTGGGTGATCCCTTGTTTTCCCGCACCGCCCACGGCCTCAAGCCCTCGGCCCATGCGCTGATGCTGGGACAAAAATTGCCGCGCCTGTTACAGGAGGTGTACCAATTGACCCTGCCGCCCGGCTTTGACCCAGCAAGCAGCAATCGCAGCTTCAGCTTTGCCATGGTAGAAAGTGCCTATGAAACCCTGATCCCGGGGTTTATTGGTCCGCTGCTGGCCCAGGCGCCGAACCTGCGCATCAACTCCTATATGTGGAGCGAGAAGTCCATCAGCGACCTGCAACTGGGGCAAATTGACTTTGGCATAGATGGAATCGATCTTCAGCCCCAGTCCAATTTCCATATCGACAACTTACCCGAGGGCATCTGTCACCAAACCTTGTTTACCGACAGCCAGGTTTGTCTGGTGCGTCAGGGACATCCGCTGCTGGCACTGCATCAGGCCGGTGCATGGAATATAGACGCCTATCTGGGGGTGCAGCATGTGCAGGTTCGCTGTGAGGGCAGCGACTGGTGGGCACTGGATTATCACCTGGCGGAGATGGGCCGGCAGCGCAGCCTGTGCACCACGGTACCGGACTTTTACGGCGCGGCCAGCGTTTGCGCCCATACGGATCTGGTCTTTACCCTGCCCGAAAGCTTTGCCCGCCATGCCATTAAGCTGTATCCGCTGGTGATATTACCGCTGCCATTCGACTTTATCCCCCTCGCCTATGTGCTGCTGTGGCACCAGCGCAACAATGCCGATCCCGGCCATCAATGGATCCGCGACATTATCTGCCAAAGCGTCAGCGGAGCCTTCGGTCAGCTGGCAACGCCCACTGCCGGATTAAATTCAGATTAA
- a CDS encoding tellurite resistance TerB family protein, which produces MIAVLKNLLNAKWQQAGQPEEDIGLAAAVMLVEVVLADDELSQTESRLLPELLMELLEINETAANQLIVDAKLHHQNATSLFEFTDKLNHRFDLQQKQALLLAMWRLAFADGKLCRYEEQIIRKSADLLHLRHSEVIQLRNSVLAETGE; this is translated from the coding sequence ATGATAGCCGTATTGAAAAATCTGCTTAACGCCAAATGGCAACAGGCCGGGCAACCGGAAGAGGACATTGGGTTGGCCGCGGCCGTCATGTTGGTGGAAGTGGTGCTGGCCGATGACGAGTTGTCGCAGACCGAGTCCCGGCTCTTGCCCGAGTTACTGATGGAACTGCTGGAGATAAATGAAACAGCAGCCAACCAACTGATAGTGGACGCCAAGTTGCATCACCAGAACGCCACCTCGTTATTTGAATTTACCGATAAGCTCAACCACAGGTTCGATCTGCAGCAGAAACAGGCCCTGCTGCTGGCCATGTGGCGCCTGGCGTTCGCCGATGGAAAACTGTGCCGTTATGAAGAACAAATCATCCGTAAAAGCGCCGATTTGCTCCACCTCAGGCACAGTGAAGTGATTCAGCTGCGTAACAGCGTGCTGGCCGAAACCGGCGAATAG
- a CDS encoding class I SAM-dependent methyltransferase — MKHKWLLGVCVLTNLLLMQAQAAENADAIASAISASERPATDRVRDANRHPQEILHFFEVQPGQQILDLFSGGGYYTELLARTVGPKGKVVAHNNQAYLPFAAEDLKRRSYSERLPNVESLIAEANDLSFADASFDRIFFVLGFHDTYFHDDSWPAIDVDRLTALFYRALKADGYVAIIDHATVPGADVSSAEKLHRIDRSEVIRRMEQAGFKLLDSTDVLENPDDPLTLSVFDPSVRGKTSRFVLKFGRGH; from the coding sequence ATGAAACACAAGTGGTTGTTGGGAGTTTGTGTGCTGACCAACCTGCTGCTGATGCAGGCCCAGGCAGCAGAAAATGCTGATGCTATCGCTTCTGCCATCAGTGCCAGCGAACGGCCGGCTACAGACAGGGTAAGGGATGCAAACCGGCATCCACAGGAAATATTGCACTTTTTCGAGGTGCAGCCGGGACAACAGATATTGGATTTGTTTTCCGGTGGCGGTTACTACACCGAATTGCTGGCCCGGACTGTGGGGCCCAAGGGCAAAGTTGTTGCCCACAATAACCAGGCTTATCTGCCCTTTGCCGCCGAAGACCTGAAACGTCGCAGCTACAGCGAGCGTTTGCCGAATGTGGAGTCGCTGATCGCCGAGGCCAACGACCTGAGCTTTGCCGATGCCAGCTTCGATCGTATTTTCTTCGTGCTTGGCTTCCATGACACCTATTTTCATGATGACAGCTGGCCGGCCATAGACGTGGATCGCCTCACTGCCCTGTTCTACCGGGCTCTCAAGGCCGATGGTTATGTGGCCATCATAGACCATGCCACAGTGCCCGGTGCCGATGTCAGCAGCGCGGAAAAGCTGCATCGCATTGATCGCAGTGAGGTGATCCGTCGCATGGAACAGGCGGGTTTCAAACTGCTGGACAGCACTGATGTGTTGGAGAATCCGGACGATCCCTTGACCCTGTCCGTGTTCGATCCTTCGGTTCGCGGCAAAACCAGCCGTTTTGTGCTGAAATTCGGCCGCGGTCATTGA
- a CDS encoding energy transducer TonB: MNNMLVQKTSITAMGALITLALFACMARLIYQPPMAPPTTVTTPTIEITQTIVELPPKTNRELPKPPEMISPPRVTTPVAGAPNGTIETPTITELPQPPVIDNGPGGTSDYEVMPVVQIEPQYPIDAAQNGIEGYVIVRFDVQANGAVTNVQVADANPRRIFDKSALAAVKKWKYKPRLEAGKAVAAPNQQVRLDFTLDRKN; this comes from the coding sequence ATGAACAATATGCTGGTACAAAAAACTTCCATCACAGCGATGGGCGCGTTAATTACCCTGGCGCTGTTTGCCTGTATGGCGCGGTTGATTTATCAACCGCCCATGGCGCCGCCAACTACTGTAACGACACCAACGATAGAAATCACCCAGACCATAGTTGAGCTCCCGCCCAAAACCAACCGCGAGTTGCCAAAGCCACCGGAGATGATCAGCCCCCCCAGAGTGACCACGCCTGTAGCAGGCGCGCCAAATGGGACAATTGAAACTCCAACAATTACCGAGTTGCCGCAACCACCCGTAATTGACAATGGTCCCGGCGGCACCTCGGATTACGAGGTGATGCCCGTGGTACAAATTGAGCCCCAGTACCCGATAGATGCGGCCCAGAATGGCATCGAAGGTTATGTGATTGTACGCTTTGATGTCCAGGCCAACGGCGCCGTGACCAATGTACAGGTGGCGGACGCCAATCCCCGCCGCATCTTCGACAAGTCGGCCCTGGCTGCGGTAAAAAAGTGGAAGTACAAGCCGAGATTAGAAGCCGGCAAGGCGGTCGCGGCCCCCAATCAGCAGGTGCGTTTGGACTTCACCCTCGACAGGAAAAACTGA
- the yjeH gene encoding L-methionine/branched-chain amino acid transporter codes for MEQISGTIGRWQGAGLMATTLLGTGVFILPQMTLELAGSGALLAWILLTLAIIPVTLVFGRLASRFPHAAGPAFFVEKAFGRTLGRTIGLIFLLVVPMGAPAAILMTFQFVTALIPLAGWGLLLAQLLVIFGLWLANLKGLHLSAKAQFGLTLGIVTVVLALLSAFGVQGGQVELTLPELSLATSPVMAAAGIAFWSFLGVEAMTHLANDFREPQKDMIPAMMLGTVLVGLIYVVCTALLMLVPSEAPVAMMGVFDTLLGGGGAKIIGILGIASGLATVNVYSGSAARLLWSFSREGITPRWFGKLNSHGVPVRALTGILGLMAFVLSLCFLFGQELEHLIAWSNGVFVIIYLLSMLAAWRLLGRECRPWIILGLLFCIGMAAALGERMAYALMLVAIVAPILWWQKSHLAKIPASQG; via the coding sequence ATGGAACAGATTAGCGGAACTATAGGACGTTGGCAGGGCGCGGGCCTGATGGCCACCACTTTGCTGGGCACAGGGGTGTTTATCTTACCGCAGATGACATTGGAGCTGGCGGGCAGCGGTGCCCTGTTGGCCTGGATCCTGCTGACCCTGGCCATCATTCCCGTTACCTTGGTGTTCGGACGCCTGGCGAGTCGTTTTCCCCATGCGGCGGGACCGGCCTTCTTCGTGGAAAAAGCCTTTGGCCGTACCCTGGGACGAACCATAGGGCTGATCTTTTTGCTGGTGGTGCCCATGGGAGCGCCGGCCGCGATCCTGATGACCTTCCAATTTGTGACCGCCTTGATCCCCCTGGCGGGTTGGGGCCTGTTACTGGCGCAGTTGCTGGTGATCTTCGGTTTGTGGCTCGCCAACCTCAAGGGTTTGCACCTGTCGGCCAAGGCCCAATTTGGTCTGACCCTGGGGATAGTGACAGTGGTGTTGGCGCTGTTGTCGGCCTTCGGGGTGCAAGGTGGCCAGGTTGAACTGACCTTGCCCGAGTTGAGCCTGGCGACGTCCCCCGTTATGGCGGCGGCCGGCATTGCCTTCTGGAGCTTTCTCGGAGTTGAGGCCATGACCCATCTGGCCAACGACTTTCGCGAGCCACAAAAGGATATGATCCCGGCGATGATGTTGGGCACAGTGCTGGTGGGGCTGATCTACGTGGTCTGCACCGCCCTGTTGATGCTGGTGCCAAGCGAGGCCCCCGTGGCCATGATGGGAGTGTTTGATACCCTGCTGGGTGGTGGTGGCGCCAAAATTATCGGTATCTTGGGCATTGCCTCTGGCCTGGCGACGGTAAACGTCTATTCCGGCAGTGCCGCTCGCCTGCTGTGGAGCTTCAGTCGTGAGGGCATTACGCCGCGCTGGTTCGGCAAGCTTAACAGCCATGGGGTGCCGGTGCGGGCGCTGACCGGGATCCTGGGGTTGATGGCTTTTGTACTCAGCCTGTGTTTCCTGTTTGGTCAGGAGTTGGAGCATCTTATTGCCTGGAGCAACGGCGTGTTCGTCATCATCTATCTGCTGTCGATGTTGGCGGCCTGGCGCCTGCTGGGGCGGGAATGTCGTCCTTGGATAATTCTGGGACTGCTGTTCTGTATTGGTATGGCGGCGGCTCTGGGTGAGCGCATGGCCTATGCCCTGATGCTGGTGGCCATAGTGGCGCCGATACTCTGGTGGCAAAAGTCCCACCTGGCCAAGATCCCCGCCAGTCAGGGCTGA
- a CDS encoding Lrp/AsnC family transcriptional regulator yields MDKFDQAIINALRQDARQSVSAIAEQVNLSRSAVAERIKKLEQSGVIRGYQVLLSESQKEGVSAYFEIQHKCPRCADVVHVFQAIPEVITCRGISGDMDLLVYVHAPSMRRLHEIREYIDTHIDIVKIKTHVVMSEWINNQG; encoded by the coding sequence TTGGACAAATTCGATCAAGCCATCATCAATGCCCTGCGCCAGGATGCCCGCCAGAGCGTGTCTGCCATCGCAGAGCAGGTCAATCTGTCCCGCAGCGCCGTGGCCGAGCGGATCAAGAAGCTGGAGCAAAGCGGCGTTATCCGCGGTTATCAGGTACTGCTGAGCGAATCCCAAAAGGAAGGGGTGTCGGCCTATTTCGAGATCCAGCACAAATGCCCCCGCTGTGCCGATGTGGTGCATGTGTTTCAGGCCATCCCCGAGGTGATCACCTGCCGCGGTATCTCAGGTGACATGGATTTGCTGGTCTATGTCCACGCCCCCTCGATGCGCCGTTTGCACGAGATCCGCGAATACATAGACACCCACATAGACATAGTGAAAATCAAGACCCATGTGGTCATGAGCGAGTGGATTAACAACCAGGGTTGA
- the menD gene encoding 2-succinyl-5-enolpyruvyl-6-hydroxy-3-cyclohexene-1-carboxylic-acid synthase — MQPDSHSLADLNLLWGSLILEELARLGVQHLCMAPGSRSTPLTLAAAAQDKMQRHLHFDERGLGFLALGLAKASAAPVAIITTSGTAVANLYPAVIEAALTGVPLVVLSGDRPPELLGCGANQAIDQSGIFAGYADRLNLPPADPQLPPQALLSAIDEKVANARGPVHINCMFREPLYPDGQANLSGFADYLRPLEAWQQQQTPLVQFAPHSPLSLPPQDAMLRFAHGKGVIVAGCLTPEEDPGALIALSQSLGWPLLTDAQSQLRQHPAVIGHIDQLLQQPKAKALLEQADRLLLIGGRLLSKRLLAYIKNRDWHSLWQVLPSQQRLDPDHSNKQVWLASAGQLAALNWPRSSSANWATELTGLNQELEQLFIRHIDSGEFGEAQVVRAMVSRRTTEQQFLLGNSLPVRLYDMYAPISCCAATTYTNRGASGIDGLLATACGLARHGGRPTSLVLGDLSALHDLNSLALARDLGNPLVIVVLNNDGGNIFNLLPVPTEALRSDFYRLSHGLEFGYGAAMFGLPYDRVECLDDFISAYEAALEHNGASVIEVSVSSHQASAQIATLGQWVKQL, encoded by the coding sequence ATGCAGCCTGACAGTCACAGCCTCGCCGATCTGAACCTGCTCTGGGGATCGCTGATCCTCGAAGAACTGGCCCGTCTTGGCGTGCAACACCTGTGTATGGCGCCCGGTTCCCGCTCCACACCTCTGACCCTGGCAGCCGCCGCCCAGGATAAAATGCAGCGCCACCTGCACTTCGATGAGCGCGGTCTGGGCTTTTTAGCCCTGGGACTGGCCAAGGCCAGTGCCGCCCCCGTAGCCATAATCACCACCTCGGGCACCGCTGTTGCCAACCTCTATCCGGCAGTTATCGAAGCCGCATTAACCGGCGTCCCCCTGGTGGTACTCAGCGGCGATCGACCTCCGGAGCTGCTGGGCTGTGGCGCCAACCAGGCCATAGACCAGAGCGGCATCTTTGCCGGTTATGCCGACAGGCTCAATCTGCCACCGGCCGACCCACAGCTGCCGCCCCAGGCGCTACTGAGCGCCATAGATGAGAAGGTCGCTAATGCCAGAGGGCCGGTGCACATTAACTGCATGTTCCGCGAGCCCCTGTATCCCGATGGCCAGGCGAATTTGAGCGGTTTTGCCGATTATTTGCGGCCGCTGGAGGCCTGGCAGCAACAACAAACACCCCTGGTGCAATTCGCGCCCCACTCCCCCCTGTCTCTGCCACCCCAGGATGCCATGCTGCGCTTTGCCCACGGCAAGGGCGTGATTGTGGCGGGCTGCCTGACACCCGAAGAGGATCCCGGCGCACTTATTGCCCTGTCCCAGAGTCTGGGCTGGCCGCTGCTGACCGATGCCCAAAGCCAGCTCAGGCAGCATCCCGCCGTCATTGGCCATATAGATCAGCTGTTGCAACAGCCCAAGGCCAAGGCCCTGCTGGAGCAGGCCGACAGGCTGTTGCTGATAGGTGGCCGTCTGCTGTCGAAGCGGCTACTGGCCTACATCAAAAATCGCGACTGGCACAGCCTGTGGCAGGTGCTGCCGAGCCAGCAACGGCTGGACCCAGACCACAGCAACAAGCAGGTGTGGCTGGCCAGTGCCGGGCAACTGGCGGCCCTGAACTGGCCCCGCTCCTCGTCGGCCAATTGGGCCACGGAACTGACGGGACTGAACCAGGAGCTGGAGCAACTCTTCATCCGGCATATCGACAGCGGCGAATTCGGCGAGGCCCAGGTGGTCCGCGCCATGGTGTCCAGACGCACCACGGAACAACAGTTCCTGCTCGGCAACAGTCTGCCGGTGCGGCTGTACGACATGTACGCCCCCATCAGTTGCTGCGCAGCAACCACTTACACCAACCGCGGCGCCTCGGGCATAGATGGCCTGCTCGCCACCGCCTGCGGCCTGGCACGCCATGGTGGACGCCCCACCAGCCTGGTGCTGGGTGATCTGTCGGCCCTGCACGATCTCAACTCTTTGGCCCTGGCACGGGATCTCGGCAATCCGCTGGTGATAGTGGTGCTCAACAATGACGGCGGCAACATCTTCAACCTCTTGCCGGTCCCCACCGAGGCCCTGCGCAGCGACTTCTACCGCCTCAGTCATGGACTGGAATTCGGTTATGGTGCCGCCATGTTTGGCCTGCCCTATGACAGGGTCGAGTGCCTGGATGACTTTATCAGCGCCTACGAGGCGGCGCTGGAGCACAATGGCGCCTCCGTCATCGAGGTCAGCGTTTCCAGCCACCAGGCCAGCGCTCAAATCGCCACACTGGGCCAGTGGGTGAAGCAACTGTGA
- the menH gene encoding 2-succinyl-6-hydroxy-2,4-cyclohexadiene-1-carboxylate synthase: MSKPLLVLLHGFLGDRHDWQPLLHLLEPHFHCLCPELPGHGLNVDQPLPTPGLEAAAARILAQLDSITPHGAQPGRFHLYGYSLGGRIALHLAKQLALSAPERLLSLTLESSHPGLASASERQERIASDAVWAERLRHEPMTDFLDAWYRQPPFAELSEQARSALIEKRAGQNPAALANCLQACSLGLQQDLSALPGQLPCPVHYLYGERDSKFAALAQAWRAQAEQQPGTNKLHLHPIVAAGHNCHLARPEAVAEVLIQQLQQIHLQKGL; the protein is encoded by the coding sequence GTGAGCAAGCCGCTACTGGTGCTGCTGCATGGCTTTCTCGGCGATCGCCATGATTGGCAGCCCTTGTTGCATTTGCTTGAACCCCACTTTCATTGCCTCTGTCCCGAACTGCCGGGCCATGGGTTGAATGTCGATCAGCCCTTGCCCACACCGGGCCTTGAGGCCGCGGCGGCCCGTATTCTGGCGCAGCTGGACAGCATTACACCCCATGGTGCCCAACCGGGCAGGTTTCATCTCTACGGCTATTCCCTCGGCGGCCGCATAGCCCTGCACCTGGCTAAACAGCTGGCCCTGTCGGCGCCGGAGCGCCTGCTGAGCCTGACCCTGGAATCCAGCCATCCCGGTCTGGCATCGGCATCCGAGCGGCAAGAGAGGATCGCCAGTGATGCGGTCTGGGCCGAGCGGCTGCGCCATGAGCCCATGACAGACTTTCTGGATGCCTGGTATCGCCAGCCGCCCTTTGCCGAACTGAGTGAGCAAGCACGGTCAGCATTAATCGAAAAACGCGCAGGCCAGAACCCGGCAGCGCTGGCAAACTGCCTGCAGGCCTGCTCACTTGGACTGCAACAGGATTTGAGTGCCCTGCCCGGCCAATTGCCCTGTCCCGTGCATTACCTCTATGGCGAACGGGACAGCAAGTTTGCAGCCCTGGCCCAGGCATGGCGGGCACAAGCGGAGCAGCAGCCCGGCACTAACAAGCTGCACTTACACCCCATTGTGGCGGCCGGGCATAACTGCCATCTGGCCAGGCCCGAGGCGGTGGCAGAGGTGCTTATTCAGCAACTGCAACAAATTCATCTGCAAAAAGGCTTATAA
- the menC gene encoding o-succinylbenzoate synthase, with product MTEITRLALYGYQIPLNPPLPVGRQRITSRHGLLLRAFTDQDEAVVELAPLSGTDMDGEPIEGFSRESLRQLQEELIALLPQLGSTEALERAAGQTALPSLAWGLGLLALKLEGQLTSRQPRLAPVPLIYRLPNETADELVQRLAKLPRDCRFAKLKIAQNDVETELRLIYALLAARPDIRLRLDANGGFTLTQAADFCACLPRISIDFIEDPCRESADCEALHSALGLGYALDAPLNAPDFELSPLAGLRALVLKPMLIGSPAKVQALIAAAQQLGMRCIISSTLESSLGISDLAAFAAQETPDEAPGLDTLAAFEADLLVSSGKALRLEFGQLPLLASWEAGC from the coding sequence GTGACCGAAATAACCCGTCTGGCACTCTATGGCTATCAAATCCCGCTTAATCCGCCCCTGCCGGTGGGCCGCCAGCGCATAACCAGCCGTCATGGTCTGTTGCTGCGGGCTTTCACGGACCAGGACGAAGCCGTGGTGGAACTGGCGCCGCTTAGTGGCACCGACATGGATGGCGAGCCCATTGAGGGCTTCAGCCGTGAAAGCCTGAGGCAGCTGCAGGAAGAGTTGATCGCTTTGTTGCCGCAACTTGGCAGTACCGAGGCGCTGGAAAGGGCTGCCGGGCAAACGGCTTTGCCTTCCCTCGCCTGGGGCCTGGGACTACTGGCCCTGAAACTGGAAGGTCAACTCACCTCCAGGCAACCCAGGCTTGCCCCTGTGCCTTTGATTTATCGCCTGCCCAATGAAACAGCCGATGAGCTGGTGCAGCGGCTGGCCAAACTGCCAAGGGATTGCCGCTTTGCCAAGCTCAAGATAGCGCAGAATGACGTTGAGACTGAGCTTAGGCTGATCTATGCCCTGCTGGCCGCGAGGCCGGATATCAGGTTACGCCTTGATGCCAACGGCGGTTTCACACTCACCCAGGCCGCGGATTTTTGCGCCTGTCTGCCCAGGATCAGTATCGATTTTATTGAAGACCCCTGCCGGGAAAGCGCCGATTGCGAGGCCCTGCACAGTGCCTTGGGTCTGGGCTATGCCCTGGATGCGCCCCTCAATGCCCCCGACTTCGAGCTGAGTCCACTGGCAGGGCTCAGGGCCCTGGTGCTCAAACCCATGCTGATCGGCAGCCCGGCCAAGGTGCAGGCGCTGATTGCAGCGGCGCAGCAACTGGGCATGCGCTGTATTATCAGCTCGACACTGGAATCCTCGCTCGGCATCAGCGATTTGGCTGCCTTTGCCGCCCAGGAAACCCCGGATGAGGCGCCGGGGCTGGACACGCTTGCCGCCTTTGAGGCAGATCTGCTGGTCAGCAGCGGCAAGGCCCTGCGCCTGGAGTTCGGGCAATTGCCGCTATTGGCATCCTGGGAGGCGGGATGTTAG
- the menE gene encoding o-succinylbenzoate--CoA ligase — translation MLAGISPLHRMAARQPDAIAVIAKAQLSENQNGEIQLSYGELNHRVLATAAALKQAKIKRLGVIGPNSLEQIILYWACVDAGSLFCPLSWRLPEDQLAQLATELRLDALSLDTEHDLKLNGMSVPRFPLPNLPLPNFASSAFEPPTPAPIDPLRPVNLILTSGSSGKPKAALHCLNNHMASAEGAASLIPLSPGDRWLLSLPLFHIGGLAIVNRCALAGATLVLPSAQGLAKDIRRFKVSHLSLVMTQLRKLLVEDPDALGRVKALLLGGSALAPDLLTRLKELNVSAFGSYGMTEMSSQITTGLINASVEGMGHSGHLLPGRELRLVDGEIQLEGPCLFLGYLEGDKINLPLTADGWFASGDLGRLDEHGRLHVNGRKDNMFVCGGENLQPEEVEAALKQHPEIEEALVFGAEDPEFGLLPQAILRCREGCRNTMPSQAQLDAFLAPRLARFKRPRRYHPWPELIDSGLKPNRKALIAAVKAKY, via the coding sequence ATGTTAGCCGGCATCAGCCCCTTGCACCGGATGGCGGCACGCCAGCCTGACGCCATCGCCGTCATTGCCAAGGCCCAGCTCAGTGAGAACCAGAACGGTGAGATTCAGCTCAGCTACGGTGAACTCAACCATAGGGTGCTGGCCACGGCCGCGGCCCTGAAGCAAGCCAAGATTAAGCGCCTGGGGGTGATCGGCCCCAACAGCCTGGAGCAGATTATCCTCTATTGGGCCTGTGTCGATGCCGGCAGCCTGTTTTGCCCCCTGTCCTGGCGTTTACCCGAGGACCAGCTGGCTCAGCTGGCCACAGAGCTGCGCCTGGACGCCCTGAGCCTAGATACCGAGCATGATCTCAAGCTCAACGGCATGTCTGTGCCGCGTTTTCCTTTACCGAACTTGCCGCTGCCAAACTTTGCCAGCAGCGCCTTTGAGCCCCCAACACCCGCGCCAATCGATCCCTTGCGGCCGGTGAACCTGATCCTCACCTCGGGCTCCAGCGGTAAACCCAAGGCGGCGCTCCATTGTCTGAACAATCACATGGCCAGTGCCGAGGGCGCCGCGAGCCTGATCCCACTCTCACCTGGGGATCGCTGGCTCCTGTCGCTGCCGCTGTTTCATATCGGCGGTCTGGCGATAGTTAACCGCTGCGCCCTTGCCGGGGCCACTCTGGTGCTGCCGTCGGCCCAGGGGCTTGCCAAGGACATTCGCCGCTTTAAGGTCAGTCACCTGTCGCTGGTGATGACCCAGTTGCGCAAACTGCTTGTGGAAGACCCGGATGCCCTGGGCAGAGTGAAAGCCCTTTTGCTCGGCGGCAGCGCCCTGGCGCCCGACCTGCTGACGCGACTTAAGGAACTCAATGTCAGCGCCTTTGGCAGCTATGGCATGACGGAAATGTCGTCGCAGATCACCACAGGTCTTATCAATGCCAGTGTTGAGGGCATGGGCCACAGTGGCCACTTGCTGCCGGGGCGGGAACTGCGGCTGGTCGATGGGGAAATCCAGCTGGAGGGGCCCTGCCTGTTCCTCGGTTATCTGGAAGGTGACAAGATTAACCTGCCGCTGACCGCCGATGGCTGGTTTGCCAGCGGCGATCTGGGCCGGCTAGATGAGCATGGCCGGCTGCATGTGAATGGCCGCAAAGACAACATGTTCGTCTGTGGCGGTGAAAACCTGCAACCGGAAGAAGTGGAAGCGGCCCTGAAGCAGCATCCGGAGATAGAAGAGGCGTTGGTGTTCGGCGCCGAAGATCCTGAATTTGGGCTGCTGCCCCAGGCCATACTGCGTTGCCGGGAAGGTTGCCGGAACACCATGCCGAGTCAGGCGCAGCTGGATGCCTTTCTCGCCCCCCGGCTGGCACGCTTCAAACGGCCCCGGCGCTACCATCCCTGGCCCGAGCTCATTGACTCAGGGCTCAAGCCCAACCGCAAGGCGCTGATTGCCGCGGTTAAAGCCAAGTACTAA
- the rpoH gene encoding RNA polymerase sigma factor RpoH has protein sequence MTEQTQSMALMVPQGSGSLEAYIHSVNSMPMLEAEEEYALAKRLQATGDLQAAKQLIMSHLRFVVHVAKGYAGYGLPQADLIQEGNIGLMKAVKRFDPEVGVRLVSFAVHWIKAEIHEYVLKNWRIVKVATTKAQRKLFFNLRKAKQRLGWFSDEEVTMVAENLGVSKADVTEMESRMAAQDPAFDLLNDSDDEHDFAPVHYLEDHSSDLASQVENDNWESNSQARLLSAIKTLDERSQHILRARWLDDDKITLQELADTYQVSAERIRQLEKNAMNKLKACMEA, from the coding sequence ATGACTGAACAAACGCAATCAATGGCACTGATGGTTCCCCAGGGAAGCGGTAGCCTTGAAGCCTACATTCATTCGGTCAACAGCATGCCAATGCTGGAGGCGGAGGAAGAGTACGCGCTTGCCAAGCGTTTACAGGCAACCGGGGACCTGCAGGCGGCGAAACAGCTGATTATGTCGCATCTGCGCTTTGTGGTGCATGTGGCCAAGGGTTATGCAGGTTATGGCCTGCCCCAGGCCGATCTTATCCAGGAAGGCAACATAGGCCTGATGAAGGCCGTCAAGCGTTTCGACCCCGAAGTGGGTGTGCGCCTGGTGTCATTTGCCGTGCACTGGATTAAGGCTGAAATTCATGAATATGTGCTGAAAAACTGGCGCATAGTTAAAGTGGCCACCACCAAGGCCCAACGTAAACTCTTCTTCAACCTGCGCAAGGCCAAGCAACGTCTGGGCTGGTTCAGCGATGAGGAAGTCACCATGGTGGCGGAGAATCTCGGCGTGTCCAAGGCGGATGTGACCGAGATGGAATCGCGCATGGCGGCCCAGGATCCGGCCTTCGATCTGCTCAACGACAGTGACGATGAGCATGATTTTGCGCCGGTGCATTATCTGGAAGACCATTCTTCCGATCTGGCTTCCCAGGTGGAAAACGACAACTGGGAAAGCAATTCCCAGGCGCGTCTGCTGTCGGCCATCAAGACCCTCGACGAGCGCAGCCAGCACATTCTGCGAGCCCGTTGGTTGGACGATGACAAGATCACCCTGCAGGAGCTGGCCGATACCTATCAAGTGTCCGCCGAGCGCATTCGCCAGTTGGAAAAGAATGCCATGAACAAGCTCAAGGCCTGCATGGAAGCCTGA